In Clostridium sporogenes, one genomic interval encodes:
- a CDS encoding DnaB-like helicase C-terminal domain-containing protein, which yields MINLTDTRANEVEILSLMLKDKDNRIDAINNLKAEYFSTDLNKRLFKAIEVMEHDHENIDLTLVLQKMDSLGIRKDGDMFNVSEIYSNSLAMGTLKEHIERLVEGYRSNEFKRKMCEFSILDKVLDTDGVINELNKIIEDKKTEDVNTIALQEWLLDEVTERMELDNPKSMGLLTGYKDLDKILRGIVPGSLVTLLARSGIGKTTFSIELIKKLSLNHESVTYFSLEMPPQQIYLKMVLSQAKLNVDKFISITKHSSEVIEDLSMASNKISSLDINFSQERNISKIVNLINYYVRKKNTKIFFIDYLNIVKSDIRTNSTDVLYNEITAELKQVALKTGATIFLITQSNRAVDSQQDKRPNVKDIKDSSSIEQNSDYIIALYRNLDFNNPVKRRELRDKGELDYNKPNADFNPECFEVIVLKNRHTGECGTAYLKYLSNLGYLNWPH from the coding sequence TTGATTAATTTAACTGACACTAGAGCAAATGAGGTTGAGATACTTAGCCTCATGCTCAAGGACAAAGATAATAGAATTGATGCTATTAATAATTTAAAGGCAGAGTATTTTAGCACAGATTTAAATAAAAGGTTGTTTAAAGCTATAGAGGTTATGGAGCATGACCATGAAAATATAGATTTAACTTTAGTTCTTCAAAAAATGGATAGTTTAGGAATAAGAAAAGACGGAGATATGTTCAATGTATCAGAAATATATTCTAACTCTTTAGCTATGGGAACTTTAAAAGAACATATTGAGAGGTTAGTTGAAGGGTATAGGTCTAATGAATTTAAAAGAAAAATGTGTGAATTTAGCATATTGGATAAGGTACTGGATACAGACGGGGTTATAAATGAACTTAACAAAATAATTGAAGATAAAAAAACAGAAGATGTAAATACCATTGCTTTACAAGAATGGTTGCTAGATGAAGTAACTGAAAGAATGGAACTAGATAATCCTAAATCAATGGGGCTATTAACAGGATATAAGGACTTAGATAAAATACTAAGGGGAATAGTTCCAGGAAGTTTAGTAACGCTATTGGCTAGGAGTGGAATAGGTAAAACTACTTTTTCAATAGAATTAATTAAAAAATTATCACTTAATCATGAATCAGTAACATATTTTTCTTTAGAAATGCCACCACAACAAATATATTTAAAAATGGTTTTATCCCAAGCTAAATTAAACGTAGATAAATTTATATCTATTACAAAACACAGCAGTGAAGTAATTGAGGATTTATCAATGGCAAGTAATAAAATATCTTCACTAGATATTAACTTTTCCCAGGAAAGAAATATTAGTAAAATTGTTAATTTAATAAATTACTATGTAAGAAAGAAAAATACAAAAATATTTTTTATAGATTATTTAAACATAGTAAAAAGTGATATAAGAACAAATAGCACAGATGTTTTATACAATGAGATTACAGCAGAACTCAAGCAAGTAGCATTAAAAACAGGAGCTACCATATTCTTAATAACTCAATCCAATAGGGCAGTAGATAGTCAACAAGATAAAAGACCGAATGTAAAAGATATTAAAGATTCATCATCAATAGAGCAAAATAGTGATTATATAATAGCACTTTATAGAAATTTAGATTTTAATAATCCAGTTAAAAGGAGAGAATTACGGGACAAAGGAGAGTTAGATTATAATAAGCCCAATGCAGATTTTAATCCCGAATGTTTTGAGGTCATAGTTTTAAAAAATAGGCATACGGGAGAATGTGGAACAGCATATTTAAAATACTTATCTAATTTAGGATATTTGAATTGGCCACATTAA
- a CDS encoding helix-turn-helix domain-containing protein, with product MPGFTIVDNENILDNNDLSIQEQSVLIALISYYNKEKGYAYPSYKQLKLRSKLKDDRTLIKAINSLIRKDYLSKEILKGIGSKYFINKCNITPTGELQVQENCSTSNNTGTPTGKLQGDILENYSTTNTNTNTKTNTKYYIDLKFIDDVVDRVKITQEQYDKLVKKFNEDIVHNNIISLDNYIANGKGKKYKDHYRVLNTWCNKSKSKDEVKPGLDRKNLEDWRL from the coding sequence ATGCCAGGATTTACAATAGTAGACAATGAAAATATCCTTGATAACAATGATTTAAGCATACAGGAGCAGAGTGTATTAATAGCATTAATTAGTTATTACAACAAAGAAAAAGGATATGCTTATCCAAGCTATAAGCAACTAAAACTAAGGAGTAAATTGAAAGATGATAGAACACTTATAAAAGCAATAAATTCTTTAATAAGAAAAGATTATTTAAGCAAAGAAATATTGAAAGGAATAGGGTCTAAATATTTTATTAATAAGTGCAATATTACACCTACTGGAGAATTACAGGTACAGGAGAATTGCAGTACCAGTAATAATACAGGCACACCTACTGGAAAATTACAGGGGGACATACTGGAAAATTACAGTACAACAAATACTAATACAAATACTAAAACAAATACTAAATATTATATAGACTTAAAATTTATCGATGATGTTGTTGATAGGGTGAAAATAACACAGGAACAGTATGACAAGTTAGTTAAAAAATTTAATGAAGATATAGTTCATAATAACATAATTAGTTTAGATAATTATATTGCTAATGGTAAAGGAAAGAAATATAAAGACCATTATAGGGTGTTGAATACATGGTGTAATAAATCAAAGTCTAAAGATGAAGTTAAACCAGGCTTAGACAGAAAAAACTTAGAAGATTGGAGGTTATAA
- a CDS encoding helix-turn-helix domain-containing protein, with the protein MEERKTILITPTEAMKFLGVGRNRMYEDLLKRKDFPAFKMGSKYFVNRELLSEWANNQCLIK; encoded by the coding sequence ATGGAAGAAAGAAAAACTATATTAATAACACCTACAGAGGCTATGAAATTTTTAGGAGTAGGAAGAAATAGAATGTATGAGGATTTATTAAAAAGGAAAGATTTTCCGGCATTTAAAATGGGAAGTAAGTATTTTGTAAATCGTGAATTACTAAGTGAATGGGCAAATAACCAATGCTTAATAAAATAA
- a CDS encoding helix-turn-helix transcriptional regulator, which translates to MNVKIARIKKGLTQAELREKIKKEYLIGISPNKIVAIEKGDYTGLRYYEIVAISKVLEVPPEKLFF; encoded by the coding sequence ATGAATGTTAAAATAGCACGAATAAAAAAAGGACTAACTCAAGCAGAGTTAAGGGAAAAGATAAAAAAAGAATATCTTATAGGAATATCTCCTAATAAAATTGTAGCTATTGAAAAGGGTGATTATACTGGACTTAGATATTACGAAATAGTTGCAATATCTAAAGTACTTGAAGTTCCGCCAGAAAAGTTGTTCTTTTAA
- a CDS encoding helix-turn-helix domain-containing protein — MNYGAKIKLERKKKGLTQKQLAKQLGKSESIIRKYESGNVIPSIEMYEKIANILDVPIDKIMVLPEQEKTEIDSFEIIYDFIEKYFNLYNQQHLIEKIPFPEQMELALNIKNILHNKIEKLTEFIEQN, encoded by the coding sequence ATGAATTATGGTGCAAAAATAAAATTAGAAAGAAAGAAAAAAGGTTTAACTCAAAAACAACTGGCAAAACAGCTTGGAAAATCTGAAAGCATTATAAGAAAATATGAAAGCGGTAATGTAATTCCTAGCATAGAAATGTATGAAAAGATAGCTAATATTTTAGATGTTCCAATTGATAAAATCATGGTATTACCAGAACAAGAAAAAACTGAAATTGATTCTTTTGAAATAATATATGATTTTATAGAAAAATATTTTAATTTATATAATCAACAACACCTTATTGAAAAAATTCCATTCCCAGAACAAATGGAATTAGCTCTTAATATAAAAAATATTTTACACAATAAAATAGAAAAATTAACTGAGTTTATAGAACAAAATTAA
- a CDS encoding tyrosine-type recombinase/integrase — protein sequence MAKTIYKKKIKNGKEYYFYRLRHKNLSKPKDIYSSTVKELDTKIKAIINDLDNNISNNKEFFGVFFKDWLYNTHMTNKKPSTKERYNSVFKNYIEDSPIYELKLKDLTPSDIQNYYNDLIAKGKSVAAIRNLHKLIAPSIRYACDSNRILKDFSRAIVIPKDKEDKKLKKVSAVKPFTLKEQLKFIEAIKGNELEMLFLTALDSGLRQGELFALTWNDIDFNNKCITVNKSFKSIKNIKTNKYENIIQTPKTDKSIRVVPIPIHLIDKLKQHKLSQKTQRLKMANLYKNNNLVFCNKFGNYLDSGNILKKFKKILKDDKLEIRKFHDLRHTYATRLFELGEEPKTVQTLLGHSNISITLDTYTHVLDNLKEKAVSKLDNLYINAGAK from the coding sequence ATGGCTAAAACTATATATAAGAAAAAAATTAAAAATGGTAAAGAATATTATTTTTATAGATTAAGACATAAAAATCTTTCAAAACCTAAAGATATATATAGCTCTACTGTTAAAGAACTTGATACTAAAATAAAGGCTATAATTAATGACCTTGATAATAACATCTCTAACAACAAAGAATTTTTTGGTGTGTTTTTTAAAGATTGGTTATATAACACTCATATGACAAATAAAAAGCCTTCTACTAAAGAAAGATATAATAGTGTATTTAAAAATTATATTGAAGATAGCCCTATATACGAATTGAAACTAAAGGATTTGACTCCATCAGATATACAAAATTATTATAATGATTTAATAGCTAAAGGGAAAAGTGTAGCAGCTATAAGAAATTTACATAAATTAATAGCCCCATCTATAAGATACGCTTGTGATAGTAATAGAATCTTAAAAGATTTTTCTAGGGCTATAGTTATTCCTAAGGATAAAGAGGATAAAAAACTTAAAAAAGTTAGTGCTGTAAAACCTTTTACTTTAAAAGAACAACTTAAATTCATTGAAGCTATAAAGGGGAATGAATTAGAAATGCTATTTCTTACTGCTCTTGATAGTGGATTAAGACAAGGTGAGTTATTTGCTCTAACATGGAATGATATTGACTTTAATAATAAATGTATAACTGTTAATAAATCCTTTAAAAGTATAAAGAATATAAAAACTAATAAGTATGAAAATATTATTCAAACACCTAAGACAGATAAGAGTATTAGAGTTGTTCCTATACCGATACATTTAATAGATAAATTAAAGCAACATAAATTATCACAAAAAACCCAAAGGCTAAAAATGGCTAACTTATATAAAAATAATAATCTTGTTTTTTGTAATAAATTTGGTAATTATTTGGATAGTGGTAATATTTTGAAGAAATTTAAAAAGATACTCAAAGATGATAAACTTGAAATAAGAAAATTTCATGATTTAAGGCATACTTATGCTACAAGATTATTTGAATTAGGAGAAGAACCTAAAACAGTTCAAACTTTACTAGGACATAGTAATATTTCCATTACACTAGATACTTATACTCATGTACTAGATAACTTAAAAGAAAAAGCAGTAAGTAAATTAGATAATTTATATATTAATGCGGGGGCAAAATAA
- the serS gene encoding serine--tRNA ligase, translating to MLDLKRIRNNPNEIKEALNNRGEKFDVTVIDEVLKLDEERRNILVKVEVLKNKRNQVSSEVPKLKKEGKDVSNIVAEMKNLSEEIKEFDATLAKIDEKIQYIMLRIPNIPNSQVPDGETDEDNVEIRNWSEPTKFDFEPKAHWDIGTNLNILDFERAGKVTGSRFTFYKGLGARLERAVISYFLDTHTEKHGYTEILPPYMVNRTSMIGTGQLPKFEEDAFKISEDDYFLIPTAEVPVTNLYRDEILKGDELPLKHVAYSACFRSEAGSAGRDTRGLVRQHQFNKVELVKFTKPEQSYEELEKLTNDAETVLKELGIPYRVVRICKGDLGFTAALKYDLEVWMPSYNRYVEISSCSNFEDFQSRRANIRYKEDAKAKPQYVHTLNGSGVAIGRTVAAILENYQNEDGSVTIPEVLRPYMGGKEAIK from the coding sequence ATGTTAGATTTAAAAAGAATAAGAAATAATCCAAATGAAATAAAAGAAGCATTAAACAATAGAGGAGAAAAGTTTGATGTAACTGTAATTGATGAAGTTTTAAAATTAGATGAGGAAAGAAGAAATATTTTAGTTAAAGTTGAGGTCTTAAAAAATAAGAGAAATCAAGTTTCTTCTGAAGTTCCTAAACTAAAAAAAGAAGGAAAAGATGTTTCTAATATAGTAGCTGAAATGAAAAATTTATCAGAAGAAATAAAAGAGTTTGATGCTACCTTAGCTAAAATAGATGAAAAAATACAATATATAATGCTTAGAATACCTAATATACCAAATTCACAAGTGCCAGATGGAGAAACAGATGAGGACAATGTAGAAATAAGAAATTGGTCAGAACCAACAAAATTTGATTTTGAACCTAAAGCTCATTGGGATATAGGAACAAATTTAAATATTCTTGATTTTGAAAGAGCTGGAAAAGTAACAGGATCAAGATTTACTTTTTATAAAGGATTAGGAGCTAGATTAGAAAGAGCAGTAATATCTTATTTTTTAGATACTCATACAGAAAAACATGGTTATACTGAAATATTACCACCTTATATGGTAAATAGAACAAGCATGATAGGAACAGGACAATTGCCTAAATTTGAAGAAGACGCTTTTAAAATTTCAGAGGATGATTACTTCTTAATACCAACTGCAGAGGTTCCTGTAACTAATTTATATAGAGATGAAATCTTAAAAGGTGATGAATTACCATTAAAACATGTAGCTTATAGTGCTTGTTTTAGGTCAGAAGCAGGTTCAGCAGGTAGAGACACAAGAGGTCTTGTTAGACAACATCAATTTAATAAAGTAGAGCTTGTTAAATTTACAAAACCAGAACAGTCTTATGAAGAATTAGAAAAACTAACTAATGATGCTGAAACAGTATTAAAAGAATTAGGTATTCCATATAGAGTTGTAAGAATATGCAAAGGTGATTTAGGATTTACAGCTGCATTAAAATATGATTTAGAAGTTTGGATGCCAAGTTACAATAGATATGTTGAAATATCAAGCTGTAGTAACTTTGAAGATTTCCAATCAAGACGTGCTAATATAAGATATAAAGAAGATGCAAAAGCAAAACCACAATACGTTCATACATTAAATGGATCAGGTGTTGCTATTGGGAGAACTGTTGCAGCTATACTTGAAAACTATCAAAATGAAGATGGATCAGTTACAATACCAGAAGTGTTAAGACCTTATATGGGAGGAAAAGAAGCAATAAAATAG
- a CDS encoding DUF1667 domain-containing protein: protein MLREFICNGCNKKCIISLYNSNYNTIKGNQCNLGIDYAKNYVNNTKDIFTTLVRIKGSKYNVLPVKSSEPIEKSLWIECSKALSRLYVGYPIEIGDVICKNILNTGVDIIAIKNINE from the coding sequence GTGCTTAGAGAATTTATTTGTAATGGATGCAATAAAAAATGTATAATATCTCTTTACAATAGTAATTATAATACTATAAAAGGTAACCAATGTAATTTAGGAATAGATTATGCTAAAAATTATGTTAATAATACTAAAGATATTTTTACTACGTTAGTTAGGATAAAAGGATCTAAATATAATGTATTACCAGTAAAAAGTAGTGAACCTATAGAAAAATCTTTATGGATAGAGTGTTCCAAAGCTTTAAGTAGATTATATGTAGGTTATCCTATAGAAATTGGAGATGTAATTTGTAAAAATATTTTAAACACTGGAGTAGATATAATAGCTATTAAAAATATTAATGAGTAA
- a CDS encoding NAD(P)/FAD-dependent oxidoreductase, whose amino-acid sequence MDYDVMILGGGIIGCALAYELSKYSLNIALIEKDYDIADDVAFINSSVVYDGVECEDDLAANLELNGNKLMEDIAKKFKIPFKKTGSLIIAQNDNEVSNIENMYKKALKRGIKNIEILTKDEVEKIEPNLNIDFKKALYSSNTASIAPFDLAISYGEIAFDNGVNFKLEEQVLEIQKLSKGYKIITNKNKFNCNIVINTTPDENFGIYSDTKRNYKKSNLNYLLIEKNSIKEFNNIVVKLGNNENIKKILAVPTVQGSMVLAVDTYEKINYKNTLDVSALILDEINEMDINNFYQFPYYDDSIVIDDSLIDKGYIKVIVNHYGQVTMTPYIAKIVTDTIVSNIKCVLKKEFIDKRRDYYKFNELSLEERNKIINMDKRYGKIICACNKVTEGEIIDAIRRPLGARTLEGIKRRTGAAFGSCQGAYCLNKVASILARETNKFMTDIVKDSKNSKIIPCRIKEFDTI is encoded by the coding sequence ATGGATTATGATGTTATGATATTAGGTGGGGGAATAATTGGATGTGCATTAGCTTATGAATTATCAAAATATAGTTTAAATATAGCTTTAATAGAAAAGGATTATGACATAGCAGACGATGTAGCATTTATAAATTCATCTGTAGTGTATGATGGAGTGGAATGTGAAGATGATTTAGCAGCTAATTTGGAGTTAAATGGTAATAAATTAATGGAAGATATAGCTAAAAAATTTAAAATTCCATTTAAAAAAACAGGGTCATTAATAATAGCCCAAAATGATAATGAAGTATCTAATATAGAAAATATGTATAAAAAAGCTTTAAAAAGAGGAATAAAAAATATAGAAATATTAACTAAAGATGAGGTAGAAAAAATAGAACCAAATTTAAATATAGATTTTAAAAAGGCATTATATTCTAGCAATACAGCATCTATAGCACCTTTTGATTTAGCTATATCTTATGGGGAAATTGCCTTTGATAATGGGGTGAATTTTAAATTAGAAGAACAGGTTTTAGAAATACAAAAACTATCTAAAGGATATAAAATTATAACTAATAAAAACAAATTTAACTGTAATATAGTTATAAATACAACCCCTGATGAAAATTTTGGAATATATTCAGACACCAAAAGAAATTATAAAAAAAGTAATTTAAATTATTTATTGATAGAAAAAAATTCAATCAAGGAATTTAATAATATAGTAGTAAAGCTAGGTAATAATGAAAATATAAAAAAAATTTTAGCTGTACCAACGGTTCAAGGCAGTATGGTTTTAGCAGTAGATACTTATGAAAAGATAAATTATAAAAATACATTAGATGTGTCTGCTTTGATTTTAGATGAAATAAATGAGATGGATATAAATAATTTTTATCAATTTCCATATTATGATGATAGTATAGTGATAGATGATAGTTTAATAGATAAGGGATATATAAAAGTTATAGTCAATCATTATGGACAAGTAACGATGACACCTTATATAGCAAAGATTGTTACAGATACTATAGTTAGTAATATAAAATGTGTGCTAAAGAAAGAGTTTATAGATAAGAGAAGGGATTATTATAAATTTAATGAGTTGTCTTTAGAAGAAAGAAATAAAATTATAAATATGGACAAAAGGTATGGAAAAATAATATGTGCTTGCAATAAAGTAACAGAAGGAGAAATTATAGATGCAATAAGAAGGCCTTTAGGTGCACGAACATTAGAGGGAATAAAAAGAAGGACAGGAGCAGCTTTTGGTAGTTGTCAGGGAGCCTATTGTTTAAATAAAGTTGCATCGATATTAGCTAGAGAAACAAATAAATTTATGACAGATATAGTTAAAGATTCAAAGAATTCTAAAATTATACCATGTAGAATTAAAGAATTTGATACAATTTAA
- a CDS encoding L,D-transpeptidase gives MKFKKSVYIVIFTLILLFIPCFIHTKKDVSTTNKLDNKTKEINKSEVDRNEMSVFSSNTCFKKTYYINKNKVPVYKNFDCNSEVLYYLYEDDIIVSYKEQNGYIFCEEGNLGRKGWIKKNKENLKGILHKNTEYKVDVDLIDQKIRVYKNDKIIKNIKCSTGVIGKQDTETPLGIFYITNKGKYFYSNKYNQGGRYYIKFFANYLIHSIPVDKNGNIIEEEKDKLGFPTSHGCIRVPMEDSKWLYRNIPNKSLIIIHY, from the coding sequence TTGAAATTTAAAAAAAGCGTATATATTGTTATATTTACTTTAATATTATTATTTATACCTTGCTTTATACATACAAAAAAAGATGTAAGCACAACTAATAAGTTAGATAATAAAACAAAAGAAATAAATAAAAGTGAAGTGGATAGAAATGAAATGTCAGTATTCTCATCTAATACTTGTTTTAAAAAAACTTATTATATAAATAAAAATAAAGTACCAGTATATAAAAACTTTGATTGTAATAGCGAAGTATTATATTATTTATATGAAGATGATATAATTGTTAGCTATAAGGAGCAAAATGGATATATATTTTGTGAAGAAGGAAATTTAGGAAGAAAAGGATGGATTAAGAAAAACAAAGAAAATCTTAAAGGAATTTTACATAAAAATACTGAATATAAAGTAGATGTAGACTTAATAGATCAAAAGATAAGGGTATATAAAAACGATAAAATAATAAAAAATATCAAATGCTCAACAGGGGTTATAGGAAAACAAGATACAGAAACTCCGTTAGGTATTTTTTATATTACAAATAAGGGAAAATATTTTTATAGTAACAAATATAATCAAGGTGGTAGATACTATATTAAATTTTTTGCAAATTATTTAATTCATTCTATACCTGTAGACAAAAATGGTAATATAATAGAAGAAGAAAAAGACAAATTAGGATTTCCTACATCTCATGGATGTATAAGAGTACCTATGGAGGATTCAAAGTGGTTATATAGAAATATACCTAATAAATCTTTAATAATTATACATTATTAA
- a CDS encoding UPF0182 family protein codes for MKNKKALFIPLIIIILFIAFFNKIINFIINIKWFKEVNYLTIYFTKMRAIIILMIPIFIIFFISIWMYYKSLMINRDKSIIDIELNKKDYGKKLFFIFNFIVSIFLAYIFSSSYWYRILQFNNSVDFNVKDPIFFKDVSFYVFKLPLFESLYKVIISLLLFLVITTFIAYFILEAKYKIQSKKDINFKNINHGIKSFAGKQLAIVSGLIILFISFGHLIKIWNLVYSSNGVSFGASYTDVHATLLFYKIIVVITLISSIATLLSIVKGKFKPVSICIGITIFLIVSQNIASFLVQNFIVKSNEKTLEQPYIKNNIDLTRKAFALDDIEIRDFDIKNDLQKQDITDNKASIDNIRINSFKPTLEFYNQVQIIRYYYTFNDIDIDRYNINGKYNQVFLAAREIDTDALNPNTWQNRHLIYTHGFGAVMNKVNSVTSEGQPDFVIKDIPPYNKTNIKLTNPRIYFGEKTNDYVIVNTKINEFDYPKEDSNKTNKYNGHAGIKMSFINRLLFAINKKDINFLLSKDIKKDSKIIINRNIVERAKKIAPFLTYDNDPYMVIYNGKIYWIIDAYTTTNRYPYSEPYDNINYIRNSAKVVIDSVDGDINFYITDKKDPIVNNYAKIFKGLFKEEKDAPKEIREHFRYPKDLFSIQSKVLGKYHVKDPGVFYNGEDLWEVSKDQKHVEGETNTNDAPYIIMKLPEQNKEEMVLLNYFNVMKKDNMIALFGARMDGEQYGKKILYKLPSDKTVYSPYLFKQKINQDTNISKELSLWNREGSQVQYGDTIILPIKNSLLYIEPLYLRASGKNSIPEMKRVILSYNDKLVLSSSIQEGIKEIFNSKDNKINDKNEKDSTKTIDDSKLKKAQEYYNKAIEAQKNGDWTKYGQNINELGNILNSIK; via the coding sequence ATGAAGAATAAAAAAGCATTGTTTATACCATTAATCATAATAATTTTATTTATAGCATTTTTTAATAAAATAATAAATTTTATTATTAATATAAAATGGTTTAAAGAAGTAAACTATTTAACAATATATTTTACTAAAATGAGAGCTATAATTATTTTAATGATTCCTATATTTATAATATTTTTTATATCTATATGGATGTATTATAAAAGCCTTATGATAAATAGAGATAAAAGTATAATAGATATAGAATTAAATAAAAAAGATTATGGGAAAAAATTATTTTTTATTTTTAACTTTATAGTATCTATATTTTTAGCTTATATATTTTCAAGTAGTTATTGGTATAGAATATTACAATTTAATAATTCTGTAGATTTTAATGTGAAAGACCCTATATTTTTTAAAGATGTTTCTTTTTATGTATTTAAATTACCACTCTTTGAATCTTTATATAAAGTTATAATTTCTTTATTATTATTTTTAGTTATAACAACATTTATAGCTTATTTTATTTTAGAAGCTAAATATAAAATTCAAAGCAAAAAGGATATAAATTTTAAAAATATAAATCATGGCATAAAATCCTTTGCAGGAAAACAATTAGCTATTGTATCTGGTCTTATAATTTTATTTATATCCTTTGGACATTTAATAAAAATATGGAATTTAGTTTATAGCTCTAATGGAGTATCTTTTGGTGCTAGCTATACTGATGTTCATGCTACTTTATTATTCTATAAAATAATAGTAGTAATTACACTAATTTCATCTATAGCAACATTATTAAGTATAGTAAAAGGTAAATTCAAACCAGTAAGTATATGTATAGGTATAACTATATTTTTGATAGTATCACAAAATATAGCATCTTTTTTAGTACAAAACTTTATAGTCAAATCTAATGAAAAAACTTTAGAGCAACCCTATATAAAAAATAATATAGATTTAACAAGAAAAGCCTTTGCTTTAGATGACATTGAAATAAGAGATTTTGATATTAAGAATGATTTACAAAAACAAGATATTACAGATAACAAAGCAAGCATAGACAATATAAGAATAAACTCTTTTAAACCTACATTAGAATTTTATAATCAGGTTCAAATAATAAGATATTATTATACTTTTAATGACATAGATATAGATAGGTATAATATAAATGGAAAATACAATCAAGTATTCCTAGCTGCAAGGGAAATAGATACAGATGCCTTGAACCCAAATACATGGCAAAATAGACACTTAATATATACACATGGCTTCGGAGCAGTTATGAATAAAGTAAATTCTGTAACAAGTGAAGGACAACCCGACTTTGTTATAAAAGATATACCACCTTATAATAAAACAAATATAAAATTGACTAATCCTAGGATATATTTTGGAGAAAAGACTAATGACTATGTTATAGTAAACACTAAGATAAATGAATTTGATTATCCTAAAGAAGATTCTAATAAAACTAATAAATATAATGGACATGCAGGGATAAAAATGAGCTTTATTAATAGATTATTATTTGCTATAAATAAAAAAGATATTAATTTTCTTTTATCAAAGGATATAAAAAAAGATAGTAAAATAATAATAAATAGAAATATTGTAGAGAGGGCAAAAAAAATAGCACCCTTTTTAACTTATGATAATGATCCTTATATGGTTATATATAATGGCAAAATATATTGGATAATAGATGCTTATACTACTACAAATAGATATCCTTATTCAGAGCCTTACGATAATATAAATTATATAAGGAATTCAGCTAAAGTAGTAATAGATTCTGTAGATGGAGATATTAATTTTTATATTACAGATAAAAAGGATCCTATAGTTAATAATTATGCTAAAATATTTAAGGGATTATTTAAAGAAGAAAAAGATGCGCCTAAAGAAATAAGAGAACATTTTAGATATCCAAAAGATCTATTTAGTATTCAAAGCAAAGTATTAGGAAAATATCATGTAAAAGATCCTGGCGTGTTTTATAATGGTGAAGATCTATGGGAAGTATCTAAGGATCAAAAACATGTTGAAGGAGAAACAAATACAAATGATGCTCCTTATATAATTATGAAATTACCAGAACAAAATAAGGAAGAAATGGTACTTTTGAATTATTTTAATGTAATGAAAAAGGATAATATGATAGCTTTATTTGGAGCAAGAATGGATGGAGAGCAATATGGTAAAAAAATATTATATAAACTCCCATCAGACAAAACGGTATATAGTCCATATTTATTTAAACAAAAAATAAATCAAGATACTAATATATCTAAGGAATTATCATTATGGAATAGAGAAGGTTCACAGGTGCAATATGGAGACACTATAATATTACCTATAAAAAATTCTCTTCTTTATATAGAACCACTATATTTGCGAGCTAGTGGGAAAAATAGTATACCAGAAATGAAAAGAGTAATATTATCCTATAATGATAAATTAGTTTTATCATCTAGTATTCAGGAAGGTATAAAAGAAATATTTAATTCTAAAGATAATAAAATCAATGATAAAAATGAAAAGGATAGTACAAAGACTATAGATGATTCAAAATTGAAAAAAGCTCAAGAATATTATAATAAAGCCATAGAAGCTCAAAAAAATGGAGACTGGACTAAATATGGACAAAATATAAATGAATTAGGCAATATATTAAATAGTATAAAATAA